DNA sequence from the Chitinophaga flava genome:
TCTGGGTAAAGCTAAGGCGCATATCTCCTTTATCATTGCTGCCAGACACGGCTACCGTATTGGTATTAGTGAAACCAGTGCGGAAGAAGTCTTTGCGGTTATTTTTATACGGTACCCATGGCGTACGTTCTGTTCTTACACCATTGGCATCCATAGGGGAATTGAACTGGAAGTAAGATTGTCCGTCGAACTTAGGTCCCCAGGAGGAGCTGGTGGAAGATGTATTAGAGCCATCAGCGGTTTTACCGTAGGAATAATATTTGGCGTTGTTGGTACCCTGACCGTATTCATACTGGTAGTCGGGCCAGTTGTTGATCTGATCGATAGCAACATTGCTGCTAACGGTAACGCCCATACCTTTTGTATTACGGGAACCGTTTTTGGTGGTGATGATGATAGCACCGCCGGCACCGCGTGCACCATAGAGGGCGGCAGCACTGGGGCCTTTCAGTACGTTGATAGACTCAATATCATCAGGGTTGATATCTGTGAGGGCAGATCCGAAGTCGATAGGGCTGTCGTTACCGAGGTAGCCCTGGTGGCCGGTTCCATTGAATGATTTATTAACGATCACACCATCTACCACAAGGATAGCTTCACCACCCTGACCGTCGAGGATACTTTCCCCGCGGAGTACCACACGGCTGCTACCCATAGGGCCGCCGGCCTTGGTGAGGTTAAGACCTGCTACCTTACCAGACAACGCATTCACGAAACCATTGGTAGGTGCGGCACTCACAGCACTACCATCCAGTTTCTGGGTGGCAAAGCCGAGGCTCTTCTGCTCACGGGAGATACCCAGAGCGGTAACTACTACGCCATTCAGTTCGCGGCTATTCTGTTTCATGGTGATCTTTACCACGTCTTCTTTGCCGGTCACTTCGTATTTTTCTGCAGTGAAACCCATGTATGAAAAAGAGAGAATAGTGCCGGGCGCTGTTTTTACGGAGAACACACCCGCAACATCTGTGGTGCCGAGCATTTTTCCGTGGTTGTCCAGGATGCTCACACCAGGAAGTGGTGTATTGGCATCGTCGGTCACTTTACCCTGCAGCACCAGTTTGTCAGCAGCAGGGGCAACAGCAGCGGCGCTGTACTTTACAGACACCTGATTACCTTCCAGGAGGAACTGCAGGCCGTAATTTTTTTGCAGATACTCCAGTGCAGCTTTTACACTGGACTGATGAAAGTTGATCCTGTCTACTTTCACTTTTTCCAATGTTTGTTGCTGATAGGAGAAATGGTACCCAGGCGCTTGCTTTTGGAGGCTGGCCACTACCATGGCCAGGTTGGAGCCCCTCAGGTCCATCTGGATGGCCTGAGCCTGTGCCTGTGCACTCATTACAGCTACCAGTGCCAATGACCAGCAACCCATCTTTGCGCGGTATTGCCATCCTGATACTGGTTGGAACCACCGTTGCAGATTCTTTTTCATACTGTTGTTTTGACGTTTTGTTTTGCTTTACAGGAATAAATAGTCCCCCTTACACCGCAAGAGGCGATGTATCACATGATGATGCGGGTAAATTTTGTTATTTTATGAAGATGCTATCTTTTTTTTGCTGAAAGTCCAGTTCCCAGATGAAAGCCAGGTGCTGTAATACTTTCGGCAGATCGTTGGCCGGGAAAACAGCAGTCACTGTCTGCTGTTGTGGTTTACCGGTGTAAATAAAATGTAATCCATATGTATTCTCCAGTTGCAGTAATACATCTTTAAAAGGTGTATTGACAAAGTTCAGCTGTCCTTTACGCCAGCTGTCGGCCTGTCCGGCAGCCAGTTGTGTGATCGTTGTATGATGTGTTTGTTTGTTGAATACAAGTAATTGACCGGGAACGAGGATCTTTTCTCCGGAGAGACTGTCGCAGGTAACGCCGATCTTTCCGCTCTGCAGGGCCACCCTGGTTTCACCGGCTGCGGGCAAAGCATTCACATTAAAAGTAGTACCATATACCCTGGCCGTGGTACTGCCAGCCTGTACAATAAAAGGACGGTTGGCGTCGGGAGTGATTTCGAAAAATGCTTCCCCACTCAACTGTACCTGCCTGTCTTTTTTGTTATAAGCCGACGAATAGCGTACCACCGCGTGCCGGTTGAGCGTTACCACCGAAGCGTCGGGCAGCTTCACCGATTGTATGGCAGTGCTGTCGTTACGTACTTCCGTCCAGGTTAGTTGCGCAGGTGCGTTGCTGGAGGCAAACATCCACCAGCAGGCAACTGCTACAGCTGTCATACAAGCAGCAGCTGCGGCCAGTTTCAGCCAGCGCACCTTTCCGCTTCTTACCGGCGCCATGGCTATCACCTGGCTGGCCAGCCGGCGGCGCTCTTCATCGGAAGAAGTAATACTGATGGTATCCCAGTGCTCGTCCATAAAGCGGTCGATCCACTCAGCTCCCTGCTGGTCCAGCCACTGCTGCACCTGTCCGGCCTCTTCACCGGTACAACGCCCCTGGAAATATTTTATGATCAGTTCCTTGTTCATTCTTTCGTATAGTGTTTCACGATAGACCACCTAAAAAAGCAGCCGTTGCAGAAACAACGTTTGATAAATACACGTATCTTCCGGAAAATACCTGTACAAAAAAAACGGGCTTAACAATTTGTTAATCTTGGGGCCGGGATCACACACTTAATTTTGCAAAACAAAAACAATACGTCATTGGCAAATCAACAGGAAGAAAGGCTGCAGCGGATAATAGACCAGACCTATGACAAACTTTTTGGAGTGCTGTTTGCACTTTGCAAAGACCATGACCTGTGTGCAGACCTTGTACAGCAGGCTTATATCAAAATATGGGAACACCTGGACAGCATCAGGGACGATGAAAAAGTAATGGCATTACTCAAAGTATATGGCAGAAACCTTTTCCTGGACGAATTACGCAAGAAAGCACGCCAGGAACAGGCTTTATCACAATACACACCGGAGAGCACAACCCCTTCCCCGGAGGAAAAATTAATAGAAAAAGAACTACAGCGGAAATTACAAGTGACCATCAACAAACTACCCGCACAACAACAGCAGATCTTCCGGATGCATAAGGAACAGGCATTCAGCTACCGGCAGATCTCATCCCGCCTGGACATCACTACCGGCACCATAGAAACCCAGATGAACAGGGCATTGAAGTTTTTGAGAAAGGAACTGGGCAAATGATTTTTATGCTGAGTGGAACAGCTTCTTCATATGTTTTAACCGGAAAGCAAAAACAATACTAAGCACTCCCGTGATCCAGAAAGCTACTGCCATAATCCCCAGGATAGTAGCTACGCCCAGGGCAGGATTATCAAGGATCGCCACAGAGATCATAATCAAAAGAATACCACCTACCAGTACCCAGCCCCAGTTGGGGATTTTATCGGAGCTTAGTGCAATGGCAAACACAATAAGACTGATTCCTTTAAACATAAACCAGAAAGCCAGGAATATCGGCAAGACCGCCATACTGATAGCAGGATATAACATGAGTAT
Encoded proteins:
- a CDS encoding FecR family protein is translated as MNKELIIKYFQGRCTGEEAGQVQQWLDQQGAEWIDRFMDEHWDTISITSSDEERRRLASQVIAMAPVRSGKVRWLKLAAAAACMTAVAVACWWMFASSNAPAQLTWTEVRNDSTAIQSVKLPDASVVTLNRHAVVRYSSAYNKKDRQVQLSGEAFFEITPDANRPFIVQAGSTTARVYGTTFNVNALPAAGETRVALQSGKIGVTCDSLSGEKILVPGQLLVFNKQTHHTTITQLAAGQADSWRKGQLNFVNTPFKDVLLQLENTYGLHFIYTGKPQQQTVTAVFPANDLPKVLQHLAFIWELDFQQKKDSIFIK
- a CDS encoding RNA polymerase sigma factor, yielding MANQQEERLQRIIDQTYDKLFGVLFALCKDHDLCADLVQQAYIKIWEHLDSIRDDEKVMALLKVYGRNLFLDELRKKARQEQALSQYTPESTTPSPEEKLIEKELQRKLQVTINKLPAQQQQIFRMHKEQAFSYRQISSRLDITTGTIETQMNRALKFLRKELGK
- a CDS encoding HdeD family acid-resistance protein, translating into MSQVLSAIRNNVKYWWLYLLNGIIFIIAGFIVFNNPFSSYLLLSIFFSVTLFVTGIFEIIFATGNRNTMHGWGWSLASGIFDVIIGFILMLYPAISMAVLPIFLAFWFMFKGISLIVFAIALSSDKIPNWGWVLVGGILLIMISVAILDNPALGVATILGIMAVAFWITGVLSIVFAFRLKHMKKLFHSA